The following proteins are encoded in a genomic region of Burkholderia pyrrocinia:
- the coaE gene encoding dephospho-CoA kinase (Dephospho-CoA kinase (CoaE) performs the final step in coenzyme A biosynthesis.) — MFAVGLTGGIGSGKTTVADLFAARGASLVDTDLIAHRITAPGGLAMPAIQRAFGLGFVAANGSLDRAKMRALIFSDDNARRHLEAITHPLIRAETDREAREAKGPYVMFVVPLLVESGNWKSRSDRVLVVDCPVDTQIARVMQRNGFTREQVEAIIARQATREARLAAADDVIVNDATTPDALAAQVDALHQRYLGFAAAAH, encoded by the coding sequence ATGTTCGCAGTAGGGCTCACCGGCGGCATCGGCAGCGGCAAGACGACCGTCGCCGACCTGTTCGCCGCCCGAGGCGCGTCGCTTGTCGATACCGACCTGATTGCCCACCGCATCACCGCGCCGGGCGGCCTCGCGATGCCTGCGATCCAACGGGCATTCGGCCTCGGCTTCGTTGCCGCCAACGGGTCGCTCGATCGCGCGAAGATGCGTGCACTGATCTTCAGCGACGACAATGCGCGCCGGCACCTCGAAGCGATCACGCATCCGCTGATCCGCGCGGAGACCGATCGCGAGGCTCGCGAAGCAAAGGGCCCGTACGTGATGTTCGTCGTGCCGCTGCTCGTCGAGTCAGGCAACTGGAAGTCGCGCAGCGATCGCGTGCTCGTCGTCGATTGCCCGGTCGACACGCAGATCGCGCGCGTGATGCAACGCAACGGCTTTACGCGCGAGCAGGTCGAAGCGATCATCGCGAGACAGGCGACGCGCGAAGCCCGTCTTGCGGCGGCCGACGACGTGATCGTCAACGACGCAACGACGCCCGATGCGCTCGCCGCGCAGGTCGATGCACTGCACCAACGCTATCTCGGGTTCGCGGCCGCCGCGCACTGA
- the argJ gene encoding bifunctional glutamate N-acetyltransferase/amino-acid acetyltransferase ArgJ, with translation MAVNFPSIDPAQLHPVAGVTLGWAEANIRKPNRKDVLVISVDEGATVAGVFTENRFCAAPVTVCREHLAKVRAGGAGIRALVVNTGNANAGTGEPGLVNARETCTELARLAGIEPAQVLPFSTGVILEPLPIDRLKAGLPAALANRKAANWYDAAHAIMTTDTLPKAASRQVTIDGHTVVLTGISKGAGMIKPNMATMLGFLAFDANVAQPVLDTLVKEVADRSFNCITIDGDTSTNDSFILIASGKSTLPAITSTDSPAYAALRDAVTEVAQVLSQLIVRDGEGATKFMTVQVEGGKSVAECRQIAYAIGHSPLVKTAFYASDPNLGRILAAIGYAGVADLDVGKIDLYLDDVLVAKAGGRNPAYQEEDGQRVMKQSEITIRVLLGRGDAQATVWTCDLSHDYVSINADYRS, from the coding sequence ATGGCTGTCAATTTTCCGTCGATCGATCCCGCCCAACTGCATCCCGTCGCCGGCGTCACGCTCGGCTGGGCGGAAGCGAACATCCGCAAGCCGAATCGCAAGGACGTGCTGGTCATCTCCGTCGACGAAGGGGCGACGGTCGCGGGTGTGTTCACCGAGAACCGTTTCTGTGCGGCGCCGGTAACCGTCTGCCGCGAGCATCTGGCGAAGGTGCGCGCGGGCGGCGCGGGCATCCGCGCGCTCGTCGTGAATACGGGCAATGCGAATGCGGGCACCGGCGAGCCGGGCCTCGTGAACGCCCGCGAGACCTGCACGGAACTCGCGCGCCTCGCGGGCATCGAGCCGGCGCAGGTGCTGCCGTTCTCGACCGGCGTGATCCTCGAGCCGTTGCCGATCGACCGCCTGAAGGCCGGGCTGCCGGCCGCGCTCGCGAACCGCAAGGCCGCGAACTGGTATGACGCCGCGCACGCGATCATGACGACCGACACGCTGCCGAAGGCTGCGTCGCGCCAGGTGACGATCGACGGCCACACGGTCGTGCTGACGGGCATCAGCAAGGGCGCGGGCATGATCAAGCCGAACATGGCGACGATGCTCGGCTTCCTCGCGTTCGACGCGAACGTCGCGCAGCCGGTGCTTGACACCCTCGTGAAGGAAGTTGCCGACCGCTCGTTCAACTGCATCACGATCGACGGCGATACGTCGACGAACGACTCGTTCATCCTGATCGCGTCGGGCAAGAGCACGCTGCCGGCGATTACGTCGACCGATTCGCCGGCCTATGCGGCGCTGCGCGATGCGGTGACGGAAGTCGCGCAGGTGCTGTCGCAACTGATCGTGCGCGACGGAGAAGGCGCGACGAAATTCATGACGGTGCAGGTCGAGGGCGGCAAGAGCGTCGCCGAATGCCGCCAGATCGCGTACGCGATCGGCCATTCGCCGCTCGTGAAGACGGCCTTCTACGCATCCGACCCCAACCTCGGCCGAATTCTCGCGGCCATCGGCTATGCGGGCGTCGCGGATCTCGACGTCGGCAAGATCGACCTCTATCTCGACGACGTGCTCGTCGCGAAGGCGGGCGGCCGCAACCCGGCCTACCAGGAAGAGGACGGCCAGCGCGTGATGAAGCAGAGCGAAATCACGATCCGCGTGCTGCTCGGCCGCGGCGACGCGCAGGCCACCGTCTGGACGTGCGACTTGTCGCACGATTATGTGAGCATCAACGCGGATTACCGCTCCTGA
- the zapD gene encoding cell division protein ZapD translates to MILYEYPFNERIRTLLRLEDLFERFAFFLAQEDPREHHVALTTLFEIAEVTGRADLKSDLMKELERQRQTLAPFRGNPGIEQNALEAVLGEIEQTLANLAQMQGKTGQHLVDNEWLASIRSRAVIPGGTCKFDLPSYYAWQQWPAEQRRHDIAKWIMPMLPLRDAAAIVLRLARESGQASKVMAMQGSYQQMLSGRTYQLMQVRVPPELRVIPEASANKYMLWVRFTMQDGDVRPRAVDIDVPFHLTLCNL, encoded by the coding sequence TTGATTCTTTACGAGTATCCGTTCAACGAGCGAATTCGCACGCTGTTGCGCCTCGAAGATCTCTTCGAGCGCTTCGCGTTCTTTTTGGCTCAGGAGGACCCGCGTGAACACCACGTCGCGCTGACGACGCTGTTCGAAATCGCCGAGGTAACGGGCCGCGCGGACCTGAAATCGGATCTGATGAAGGAGCTCGAACGTCAGCGCCAGACGCTCGCCCCCTTTCGCGGCAATCCGGGCATCGAGCAGAACGCGCTCGAAGCCGTGCTCGGCGAAATCGAGCAGACGCTCGCGAATCTCGCGCAGATGCAGGGCAAGACCGGCCAGCATCTCGTCGACAACGAGTGGCTCGCCAGCATCCGCAGCCGTGCGGTCATTCCCGGCGGCACGTGCAAGTTCGACCTGCCGTCGTACTACGCGTGGCAGCAATGGCCCGCCGAGCAGCGGCGCCACGACATCGCGAAGTGGATCATGCCGATGCTGCCGCTGCGCGACGCCGCTGCAATCGTGCTGCGGCTCGCACGCGAATCGGGTCAGGCGTCGAAGGTCATGGCAATGCAGGGCAGCTACCAGCAGATGCTGTCCGGCCGCACCTACCAGTTGATGCAGGTGCGCGTGCCGCCGGAGTTGCGCGTCATTCCCGAAGCGAGCGCCAACAAATACATGCTGTGGGTACGGTTCACCATGCAGGACGGCGATGTGCGGCCGCGCGCGGTGGACATCGACGTGCCGTTCCATCTGACCCTGTGCAATCTGTAA
- a CDS encoding prepilin peptidase, which translates to MTPAPLSAVPDSPESTLLALAMLPPAVQYAFAVVIGLCIGSFLNVVVHRLPVMMQRAWRAEIAEATGNAGAAPDDGYPPRYDLWRPRSACPHCGHVLRAWENIPLVSYLMLRGRCRHCGHAIGIRYPLVELACALLAAGSLAAFGPTIAALAAFALCAALLAMSAIDIRTGYLPDSMTLPLLWAGLVLNLGGTFTSLRSAVIGAMAGYLFLWSIYWLFKWLRGIEGIGFGDLKLLAALGAWMGWAALPQVVLFAAVTGAIVGLVATWRGRMRFEEPIPFGPFLAAGGVATLFFGTPFYSALGG; encoded by the coding sequence ATGACGCCAGCGCCCCTGTCCGCCGTTCCCGATTCGCCCGAGAGCACGCTGCTTGCGCTGGCGATGCTGCCGCCCGCGGTGCAGTATGCGTTCGCGGTCGTAATCGGCCTCTGTATCGGCAGCTTCCTGAACGTGGTCGTGCACCGGCTGCCCGTGATGATGCAGCGCGCCTGGCGGGCCGAGATCGCCGAAGCGACGGGCAACGCGGGCGCCGCCCCCGACGACGGTTATCCGCCGCGCTACGATCTGTGGCGCCCGCGCAGCGCATGCCCGCATTGCGGCCATGTGCTGCGCGCGTGGGAAAACATCCCGCTCGTCAGCTATCTGATGCTGCGCGGACGCTGCCGGCACTGCGGCCACGCGATCGGCATCCGTTATCCGCTCGTCGAGCTCGCGTGCGCGCTGCTCGCTGCCGGCTCGCTCGCGGCGTTCGGCCCGACCATCGCCGCGCTGGCCGCCTTCGCGCTGTGCGCCGCGCTGCTTGCGATGAGCGCGATCGATATCCGGACAGGCTACCTGCCCGACTCGATGACGCTGCCGCTCCTCTGGGCCGGGCTCGTGCTGAACCTCGGCGGCACGTTCACGTCGCTGCGCTCGGCCGTGATCGGCGCAATGGCCGGCTACCTGTTCCTGTGGTCGATCTATTGGCTGTTCAAATGGTTGCGCGGCATCGAGGGCATCGGCTTCGGCGACCTGAAGCTGCTTGCCGCGCTCGGCGCGTGGATGGGCTGGGCCGCATTGCCGCAGGTCGTGCTGTTCGCCGCAGTAACAGGCGCGATCGTCGGGCTCGTCGCGACCTGGCGCGGCCGCATGCGCTTCGAGGAACCGATTCCGTTCGGTCCGTTCCTCGCGGCGGGCGGCGTCGCGACGCTGTTTTTCGGCACCCCTTTCTATTCGGCGCTCGGAGGCTGA
- a CDS encoding DNA gyrase inhibitor YacG → MTTVVKCPSCGAEVRWTPENQFRPFCSARCKQFDLGAWASEKYRIGGTSDEGPSSEEDGTDTDGRRDS, encoded by the coding sequence ATGACTACCGTTGTGAAATGCCCGTCGTGCGGCGCCGAAGTGCGCTGGACACCTGAAAATCAGTTCCGCCCGTTCTGTTCGGCCCGCTGCAAGCAGTTCGACCTCGGCGCATGGGCCTCGGAAAAATACCGGATCGGTGGCACCTCCGACGAGGGCCCCTCGTCAGAGGAAGACGGCACGGATACGGACGGCCGCCGCGACAGCTGA
- a CDS encoding ATP-binding protein: MDKLEQFLTRAEAMLGRLEAMLPPAPAAVDWNAAHAFRWRKRQGRGYLQPVPAVSSITLGDLHNIDRQKGLIEQNTRQFVQQKPANNVLLTGARGTGKSSLIKACLHAYAQDGLRLIEVDKDDLHDLGDIVDLIAARPERFIVFCDDLSFEEGESGYKALKVALDGSIAAQSDNVLIYATSNRRHLLPEYMSDNESYKHLPDGEIHPGEVVEEKISLSERFGLWVSFYPFKQDDYLDIVAHWLRHFGCPDAEIATARGDALVWALERGSRSGRVAWQFARDWSGRKEQA, translated from the coding sequence ATGGACAAGCTCGAACAGTTTCTGACGCGCGCGGAAGCGATGCTCGGCCGTCTCGAGGCGATGCTGCCGCCCGCACCGGCGGCCGTCGACTGGAACGCCGCCCACGCGTTCCGCTGGCGCAAGCGCCAGGGGCGCGGCTACCTGCAGCCGGTGCCGGCTGTATCGTCGATCACGCTCGGCGACCTGCACAACATCGATCGCCAGAAAGGGCTGATCGAACAGAACACGCGGCAATTCGTGCAGCAAAAGCCGGCCAACAACGTGCTGCTGACCGGCGCACGCGGCACCGGCAAGTCGTCGCTGATCAAGGCATGCCTGCACGCATATGCGCAGGACGGGCTGCGCCTGATCGAAGTCGACAAGGACGATCTGCACGATCTCGGCGACATCGTCGACCTGATCGCGGCGCGCCCCGAGCGCTTTATCGTGTTCTGCGACGACCTGTCGTTCGAGGAAGGCGAATCGGGCTACAAGGCGCTGAAGGTCGCGCTCGACGGCTCGATCGCCGCGCAATCGGACAACGTGCTGATCTACGCGACGTCGAACCGCCGCCATTTGTTGCCCGAATACATGAGCGACAACGAGTCGTACAAGCATCTCCCGGACGGCGAGATTCACCCCGGCGAAGTCGTCGAGGAGAAGATCTCGCTGTCGGAGCGCTTCGGCCTGTGGGTCAGCTTCTATCCGTTCAAGCAGGACGACTACCTCGACATCGTCGCGCACTGGCTGCGCCATTTCGGCTGCCCGGATGCGGAGATCGCGACCGCGCGCGGCGACGCGCTCGTGTGGGCGCTCGAGCGCGGCTCGCGGTCGGGACGCGTCGCGTGGCAGTTCGCGCGTGACTGGTCGGGCCGCAAGGAGCAGGCATGA
- a CDS encoding NUDIX domain-containing protein, translating to MSMELEPGAVRAPDGRKVTEVAVGVMVQPDGTVGRCRYLLAQRLQGKPYEGYWEFPGGKLEAGESVEDALARELHEELGIVVTASHRWHTLEHDYPHAYVRLYFCKVTGWTGEPHSKEGQAFVWQQLPVDVAPLLPAALPVLELLEKEAASD from the coding sequence ATGAGCATGGAACTCGAACCGGGCGCCGTGCGCGCGCCGGATGGCCGCAAGGTGACGGAAGTCGCGGTTGGCGTGATGGTGCAGCCGGACGGCACGGTCGGCCGCTGCCGTTACCTGCTCGCGCAGCGGTTGCAGGGCAAGCCGTATGAAGGCTACTGGGAGTTTCCGGGCGGCAAGCTGGAGGCCGGCGAAAGCGTCGAGGACGCGCTTGCCCGCGAACTGCACGAGGAGCTCGGCATCGTCGTCACGGCCAGCCATCGCTGGCATACGCTCGAGCACGATTATCCGCACGCGTACGTGCGGCTTTATTTCTGCAAGGTGACGGGCTGGACGGGCGAGCCGCACAGCAAGGAAGGGCAGGCGTTCGTGTGGCAGCAACTGCCGGTCGACGTCGCGCCGCTGCTGCCGGCGGCGCTGCCGGTGCTCGAACTGCTCGAGAAGGAAGCCGCGTCGGACTAA